Proteins encoded by one window of Clostridium cagae:
- the sdaAB gene encoding L-serine ammonia-lyase, iron-sulfur-dependent subunit beta, with protein MKSLGVFDILGPVMIGPSSSHTAGAARLGKIARIIAGSEIKEVTFLLHGSFGKTYKGHGTDRALVAGILGMEPSDERLRDSMEIARERGIKFLFKEADLGDVHPNTVKFLMDTVNDTYCEVVGSSIGGGNIQISEVNGNPVEFTGNYETLIVSQRDLPGVIHSVTSILSKENINVAFMKVFRNHKGKDATMIFEMDNKISEKAIREIEKLELVHRIISISPAKEGE; from the coding sequence ATGAAAAGTTTAGGTGTTTTTGATATTTTAGGACCAGTAATGATAGGTCCATCTAGTTCTCATACAGCTGGAGCTGCAAGACTTGGAAAGATTGCAAGAATAATAGCTGGTAGTGAAATAAAGGAAGTAACATTTTTATTACATGGCTCTTTTGGTAAAACATATAAAGGTCATGGAACAGATAGGGCCTTAGTTGCTGGAATTTTAGGAATGGAACCAAGTGATGAAAGACTTAGAGATTCTATGGAAATAGCAAGAGAAAGAGGAATAAAGTTTTTATTTAAAGAAGCTGATTTAGGCGATGTACATCCTAATACAGTTAAATTTTTAATGGATACAGTAAATGATACATATTGTGAAGTTGTTGGATCATCTATTGGTGGTGGAAATATTCAAATTTCTGAAGTTAATGGTAATCCAGTCGAATTTACTGGAAATTATGAAACTTTAATAGTTTCTCAAAGGGATTTACCAGGAGTTATACATAGTGTAACTAGTATTTTATCAAAGGAAAATATAAATGTAGCTTTCATGAAAGTTTTTAGAAATCACAAAGGTAAAGATGCTACAATGATTTTTGAAATGGATAATAAGATTAGTGAAAAAGCTATAAGAGAGATAGAAAAATTAGAGTTAGTGCATAGGATTATTTCAATAAGTCCAGCAAAGGAAGGTGAGTAA
- a CDS encoding AAA family ATPase: MNSIIYNIKNKEQNSTDTFYDILSKDIVEVKNIALCKLNGKYNELRDIVNESGKIETITFNTEMGLNIYTRTLQFIFIKATLDLFPNSKIKIEHSISKGLFGEIIKEKPLSEEDIKLIKEKMKEIISKDVPINSIRISKNEAINIFKKYGMEDKISLLQYSNLNQVKLYELEGRYDYFYGHMAYSTGVIRAFDLIYYESGFILRSPEKENLNELPQYKEERKLRSIFFETEKWLSILDIGEVGTLNEKLSSNEAQSLILTSEALHEKKIANIADQIANKKDSKIVLIAGPSSSGKTTFANRLSIQLKVNGLIPQSLSLDDYFVERVNTPRDENGDYDYESIYALDLELINKSLTALMNGEVVDIPTYNFFTGKREWNGNKIKLHENGVLILEGIHGLNPILTSGVNQNKIFKVYISALTQLNLDNHNRISTTDVRKVRRIVRDSLSRGHDAEATLKMWPSIKKGEKNNIFVYQDQADAMFNSTLVYELGLLKPHALKELNKVKEESPVYAEAARLKSILNFFKEVDSSYIPMNSILREFIGGSCFYEY; this comes from the coding sequence ATGAATTCAATAATTTATAATATTAAAAATAAAGAACAAAATTCTACTGATACTTTTTATGATATATTATCTAAAGATATAGTAGAAGTTAAGAATATAGCATTATGTAAATTGAATGGAAAATATAATGAATTAAGAGATATTGTTAATGAAAGTGGAAAAATTGAAACAATAACATTTAACACAGAAATGGGCTTAAATATATATACAAGAACTTTACAATTCATATTTATTAAAGCGACGTTAGATTTATTTCCAAATTCAAAAATAAAAATAGAACATTCAATTAGTAAGGGATTATTTGGAGAGATAATCAAAGAAAAACCTTTAAGTGAGGAAGATATAAAATTAATTAAAGAAAAAATGAAAGAAATTATTTCAAAAGATGTACCTATAAATAGTATAAGAATTTCTAAAAATGAAGCTATTAATATATTTAAAAAATATGGAATGGAAGATAAAATTTCACTTTTACAATATTCTAATCTTAATCAAGTAAAATTATATGAATTAGAAGGTAGATACGATTATTTTTATGGTCATATGGCATATTCAACGGGTGTTATAAGAGCTTTTGATTTAATTTACTATGAATCAGGGTTTATATTAAGAAGCCCTGAAAAAGAAAATTTAAATGAACTTCCACAATATAAAGAAGAAAGAAAATTAAGAAGTATATTTTTTGAAACAGAAAAATGGCTTAGTATATTAGATATTGGAGAAGTAGGAACTTTAAATGAAAAACTTTCCAGTAATGAAGCACAAAGTTTAATATTAACTTCAGAAGCACTACATGAAAAGAAGATAGCTAATATAGCGGATCAAATAGCTAATAAAAAGGATTCAAAAATAGTTCTTATTGCAGGTCCATCATCTTCAGGAAAAACTACTTTTGCAAATAGGCTTTCAATACAACTAAAGGTTAATGGATTAATTCCTCAGTCATTATCATTAGATGATTATTTTGTGGAAAGAGTGAATACACCTAGAGATGAAAATGGAGATTATGATTATGAATCTATTTATGCGTTAGATCTAGAATTGATTAATAAATCACTTACAGCTTTAATGAATGGTGAGGTTGTTGATATTCCTACTTATAATTTTTTCACAGGTAAGAGAGAGTGGAATGGAAATAAGATAAAATTACATGAAAATGGTGTATTGATATTAGAAGGCATTCATGGATTAAATCCTATATTAACATCAGGTGTTAATCAAAACAAAATTTTTAAAGTATATATTTCAGCATTGACTCAATTAAATTTAGATAATCATAATAGGATATCTACAACAGACGTTAGAAAAGTTAGAAGGATAGTTAGAGATTCATTAAGTAGAGGACATGATGCAGAAGCAACTCTTAAAATGTGGCCTTCAATAAAAAAAGGTGAAAAGAATAATATATTTGTTTATCAAGATCAAGCTGATGCAATGTTTAATTCAACATTAGTGTATGAACTAGGATTGTTAAAACCACATGCATTAAAAGAATTAAATAAAGTCAAAGAAGAAAGTCCAGTATATGCAGAAGCAGCAAGATTAAAATCAATATTAAATTTCTTTAAAGAAGTAGATTCATCTTATATACCTATGAATTCAATACTTAGAGAATTTATAGGTGGAAGTTGCTTCTATGAATATTAA
- a CDS encoding DUF421 domain-containing protein: protein MFIVFIRTAILYSLVVVVMRLMGKRQIGELEPYEFVITIMISDLAALPMQDSRLPLLLGIIPIITLLFLKTMLSVIDLKSQKARKIIDGEPTILIYNGKINYIALKKQQLNIDELLEELRIANYFNLDEIQCAILENGGQLSILPKDYNSQSQSKSSDNTAKTKEVKLPKVLVSDGKINNNALTSMKKDKDWILNVLKNHNINSIQDVLIAMYDTEGNFKYQLYNDYDEEGN, encoded by the coding sequence ATGTTTATCGTTTTTATTAGAACTGCAATTTTATATTCTTTAGTAGTTGTAGTAATGCGTTTAATGGGAAAACGTCAAATAGGTGAGCTTGAACCTTATGAATTTGTAATAACTATTATGATATCAGATTTAGCAGCTTTACCAATGCAAGATTCTAGACTTCCATTATTACTTGGTATAATTCCAATTATTACATTACTATTTTTAAAAACTATGCTTAGTGTAATAGATTTAAAGTCCCAAAAAGCCCGAAAAATTATAGATGGTGAGCCGACTATATTAATATACAATGGTAAAATAAATTATATTGCACTAAAAAAACAACAATTAAATATAGATGAATTATTAGAAGAATTAAGAATTGCAAATTATTTTAATCTTGATGAAATTCAATGTGCCATTTTAGAAAATGGAGGGCAATTGTCAATTTTGCCTAAAGATTATAATTCACAATCCCAATCAAAATCTAGTGATAATACTGCTAAAACAAAAGAAGTAAAGTTACCTAAGGTATTAGTATCTGATGGAAAAATAAATAACAATGCTTTAACAAGTATGAAAAAAGATAAAGATTGGATACTCAATGTTCTTAAAAATCATAATATAAATTCAATTCAAGATGTTTTAATAGCTATGTATGATACCGAAGGCAATTTTAAATATCAACTTTATAATGATTATGATGAGGAGGGTAATTAA
- a CDS encoding DUF4363 family protein, translated as MKNVKASILLFLFIMIFVYFANVSILKLCDNIENVTEEIELNIIEGKNEDAYIKSIELMDMIQNKNFITSVYVSHQEVDILVTDSAKLSVYLSHNDVSEANATLHALKYNSRNMRKLQIPNLENIL; from the coding sequence ATGAAGAACGTTAAAGCTTCAATACTACTTTTTCTTTTTATAATGATATTTGTTTATTTTGCTAATGTCTCAATATTAAAATTATGCGATAATATCGAAAATGTTACAGAAGAAATAGAACTTAATATTATTGAAGGCAAAAATGAAGATGCTTATATAAAGTCAATAGAATTAATGGATATGATTCAAAATAAAAACTTTATAACTTCAGTATATGTTAGTCATCAAGAAGTAGATATACTTGTTACTGATTCAGCAAAACTTTCAGTATATTTGTCTCATAATGATGTTTCTGAAGCAAATGCTACATTGCATGCATTGAAATACAATTCTAGAAACATGCGAAAATTACAAATTCCTAATCTAGAAAATATATTGTAA
- the fba gene encoding class II fructose-1,6-bisphosphate aldolase, whose protein sequence is MALVTTKEMFKKAYEGGYSIGAFNINDMEIIQGVINGAKARNSAVILQCSTGAIKYAGAKYLKAMVDAAIAETGVDVALHLDHGPSFEAVKEVIDAGFTSVMFDGSHFDYEENVKRTKEVVDYAHARGVVVEAELGVLAGVEDDVVADSHVYTDPEQAVDFVNRTGVDSLAIAIGTSHGAVKFPPDAKPELKFNILEEIQAKLPGYPIVLHGASAVDANTVATCNEFGGKIANAKGIPVDMLRKASSMAVCKINMDTDIRLAMTAAIRKTFGEKPEVFDPRAYLGAARTAIQEVVESKIDNILGSADSMK, encoded by the coding sequence ATGGCATTAGTTACTACAAAAGAAATGTTTAAAAAAGCTTACGAAGGTGGATATTCTATCGGTGCTTTCAACATCAACGATATGGAAATAATTCAAGGTGTTATTAATGGAGCAAAAGCTAGAAATTCAGCAGTAATTCTTCAATGTTCAACTGGAGCAATTAAATATGCTGGAGCTAAATACTTAAAAGCAATGGTAGATGCTGCTATAGCTGAAACTGGAGTAGACGTTGCTCTTCACTTAGATCACGGTCCAAGTTTTGAAGCTGTTAAAGAAGTTATAGATGCTGGTTTCACATCAGTAATGTTTGACGGATCTCATTTTGATTATGAAGAAAATGTAAAGAGAACAAAGGAAGTTGTAGACTACGCTCACGCTAGAGGAGTTGTTGTTGAAGCTGAACTTGGAGTATTAGCAGGAGTTGAAGATGACGTTGTTGCTGATTCTCACGTTTATACTGATCCAGAACAAGCTGTTGATTTTGTTAACAGAACAGGCGTTGATTCATTAGCTATCGCTATCGGAACTTCACATGGAGCTGTTAAATTCCCACCAGATGCTAAACCAGAATTAAAATTCAACATATTAGAAGAAATTCAAGCAAAATTACCTGGTTACCCAATCGTTCTTCATGGTGCATCAGCTGTTGACGCTAACACTGTTGCAACTTGTAATGAATTCGGTGGAAAAATAGCAAACGCTAAAGGTATTCCAGTTGATATGTTAAGAAAAGCTTCTTCAATGGCTGTATGTAAGATCAATATGGATACAGACATAAGATTAGCTATGACTGCTGCAATAAGAAAAACTTTCGGAGAAAAACCAGAAGTATTCGATCCAAGAGCTTATCTTGGTGCTGCAAGAACTGCAATTCAAGAAGTTGTTGAATCAAAAATTGATAATATCTTAGGATCTGCTGATTCTATGAAATAA
- a CDS encoding argininosuccinate synthase, with product MNKLNKVILAYSGGLDTSIIIPWLKENYNCEVIAVCGNVGQKDELDGLEEKAIKTGASKLYIEDLTKEFVEDYIFPTIQAGAIYEGKYLLGTSFARPLIGKRLVEIAKAEGADAICHGCTGKGNDQVRFELAVKAFDPDMKIIAPWRIWDIKSREDEIAYAEARNVPIKINHETNYSKDKNIWHLSHEGLDLEDPKNEPKYDEILELSNSLEKAPNEPTYITLTFEKGNVVALNGEKMDAVTLLDELNKIGGKNAIGITDMIENRLVGMKSRGVYETPGGTILYKAHKDLEELCLDKETSHYKEQISLKFADLVYNGLWFTPLREALSEFIKKTQETVTGEIKLKLYKGNIVNAGMTSPYSLYSEEYATFGEDAVYNQNDSAGFITLYGLPTVVKAKMYQSLKKEAK from the coding sequence ATGAACAAATTGAACAAAGTTATTTTAGCATATTCTGGAGGATTGGATACTTCAATAATTATTCCATGGCTTAAGGAAAATTATAATTGTGAGGTTATCGCAGTCTGCGGAAATGTTGGACAAAAAGATGAATTAGATGGATTAGAAGAAAAAGCAATAAAAACTGGGGCATCAAAATTATATATAGAAGATTTAACTAAAGAATTTGTTGAAGATTACATCTTCCCTACTATTCAAGCTGGAGCCATTTATGAAGGAAAATATCTTCTTGGTACTTCTTTCGCTAGACCATTAATAGGAAAAAGATTAGTAGAAATAGCAAAAGCGGAAGGTGCTGATGCTATTTGCCATGGATGCACTGGAAAAGGTAATGATCAAGTAAGATTTGAATTAGCTGTTAAAGCTTTTGATCCAGATATGAAAATAATTGCACCATGGAGAATTTGGGATATTAAATCAAGAGAAGATGAAATCGCCTATGCAGAAGCAAGAAATGTTCCTATAAAAATAAATCATGAAACTAATTATAGTAAAGATAAAAATATATGGCACTTAAGTCATGAAGGTTTAGATTTAGAAGACCCTAAAAATGAACCTAAATATGATGAAATTTTAGAGCTTTCTAATTCTTTAGAAAAAGCACCTAATGAACCAACCTATATTACTTTAACATTTGAAAAAGGTAATGTTGTTGCATTAAATGGAGAGAAAATGGATGCTGTTACTTTATTAGATGAATTAAATAAAATTGGTGGAAAAAATGCTATCGGCATAACAGATATGATTGAAAATAGACTCGTTGGTATGAAATCAAGAGGTGTATATGAAACTCCTGGTGGTACTATTCTCTATAAAGCTCATAAAGACTTAGAAGAACTTTGTTTAGATAAAGAAACTTCTCATTATAAAGAACAAATATCATTAAAATTTGCAGATTTAGTTTACAACGGTCTTTGGTTTACTCCTCTTAGAGAAGCATTATCTGAATTTATCAAAAAGACTCAAGAAACAGTAACTGGTGAAATTAAATTAAAATTATATAAAGGAAATATTGTCAATGCAGGTATGACTTCTCCTTACTCTTTATATAGTGAAGAATATGCTACTTTTGGTGAAGATGCAGTTTATAATCAAAATGATTCAGCAGGATTTATAACATTATATGGTCTTCCTACTGTTGTCAAAGCAAAAATGTATCAATCCTTAAAGAAAGAGGCTAAATAA
- the argH gene encoding argininosuccinate lyase, giving the protein MKLWGGRFKKGTDELVNDFNSSINIDSRMYKEDIEGSLAHAAMLGEQNIISKEASLKITSGLLEILKRMDNNVINVDLTSEDIHSFVESTLTYYIGEYGKMLHTARSRNDQVTLDLKLYLKKALVKLRKDILYLEKVLLEKSKEHISTIMPGYTHMQKAQPITLSHHLLAYAEMFKRDIGRINDAYKRTDSMPLGSGALATSTYPIDRYMVAKDLGFSTITLNSLDSVSDRDYVIETLSALSLIMMHLSRFSEEIILWCTGEFNFVELDDGYSTGSSIMPQKKNPDVAELIRGKTGRVYGDLITLLTVMKGIPLAYNKDMQEDKEALFDALDTVTLSLKTFAGMIKTMKVNKDNMKKSAALGFTNATDLADYLVKKGSYFRDAHGIVGQIVLQCIKDNKMIEDLTLAELKEYSPTFEEDVYEAINLYTCVEERKVIGGPSSESVKFQIKELQEFIHQFKGDEMYD; this is encoded by the coding sequence ATGAAACTTTGGGGCGGACGATTTAAAAAAGGAACAGATGAATTAGTTAATGATTTTAATTCATCTATAAATATAGATTCAAGAATGTATAAAGAAGATATTGAGGGAAGTTTAGCTCATGCAGCAATGCTTGGAGAACAAAATATAATTTCAAAAGAAGCCAGTTTAAAAATAACTTCAGGACTTTTAGAAATTTTAAAGAGAATGGACAATAATGTTATTAATGTAGATTTAACCTCTGAAGATATTCATAGTTTTGTAGAAAGTACTTTAACATATTACATTGGCGAATATGGAAAAATGCTTCACACTGCAAGAAGTAGAAATGATCAGGTAACATTAGATTTAAAACTATATCTAAAAAAAGCATTAGTAAAGTTAAGAAAAGATATTTTATATTTAGAAAAAGTTTTATTAGAAAAATCAAAAGAACATATATCAACTATCATGCCTGGATATACACATATGCAAAAAGCTCAACCAATAACACTATCTCATCATCTTTTAGCTTATGCAGAAATGTTTAAACGCGACATTGGAAGAATAAATGATGCTTATAAAAGAACTGATTCAATGCCATTGGGAAGTGGTGCATTAGCTACTTCTACTTATCCAATAGATAGATATATGGTTGCAAAAGACCTTGGTTTTTCTACAATCACATTAAATAGTTTAGACTCTGTTTCAGATAGAGATTATGTAATTGAAACTTTATCTGCACTTTCTCTAATCATGATGCATTTATCAAGATTTTCTGAAGAAATCATTCTTTGGTGTACAGGAGAATTTAACTTCGTTGAACTTGATGATGGTTATAGTACTGGAAGTAGTATAATGCCTCAAAAAAAGAATCCAGATGTTGCTGAATTAATAAGAGGTAAAACAGGCAGAGTTTATGGTGATCTTATAACACTTTTAACTGTAATGAAAGGTATTCCTTTAGCTTATAACAAAGATATGCAAGAAGACAAAGAAGCATTATTTGATGCTTTAGATACTGTTACTCTATCACTAAAAACTTTTGCTGGAATGATTAAAACAATGAAAGTAAATAAAGATAATATGAAAAAAAGTGCTGCTCTCGGCTTTACTAACGCAACTGATTTAGCTGATTATCTTGTAAAAAAAGGATCTTACTTTAGAGATGCTCATGGAATAGTAGGACAAATAGTTCTTCAATGTATAAAAGATAATAAAATGATTGAAGATTTAACGCTTGCTGAATTAAAAGAGTACTCTCCTACTTTTGAAGAAGATGTATATGAAGCCATAAATTTATATACTTGTGTTGAAGAGCGAAAAGTCATAGGTGGACCCTCTAGCGAATCAGTGAAATTTCAAATAAAAGAACTACAAGAATTTATACACCAGTTCAAAGGGGATGAAATGTATGATTAA
- the argC gene encoding N-acetyl-gamma-glutamyl-phosphate reductase, whose product MIKVGIIGATGYVGVELLRLLLNHSQIEIGAISSVSFDGQELNNIYKNFLGRTNLICTNMNEVIKKSDVIFTALPHGLSEDIAKKIIENNKICIDMGADFRLSNEEEYKYWYGNNFSQPELHKQSIYGLPELNKEKIRTSSLIANPGCYPTSIELGLIPLLKNFLIEPNGIICDSKSGTTGSGRSLSLNTHFPEENENFAPYKIGEHRHTPEIEEILSDIANTKVTITFTPHLLPINRGIISTIYCTPKEKIDLNLIHKIYTDFYKDKEFVNVLPLGEIASIKNVKLSNNCHISLHLNHRKDQIIIISAIDNMIKGAAGQAIQNMNIILGFKENEGLNLISPAF is encoded by the coding sequence ATGATTAAAGTTGGAATAATTGGAGCAACTGGATACGTTGGTGTTGAATTATTAAGATTATTATTAAATCATTCACAAATAGAAATTGGAGCTATAAGCTCCGTTTCTTTTGATGGACAAGAGCTTAATAATATATATAAAAATTTTTTAGGTAGAACAAATTTAATATGTACAAATATGAATGAAGTTATTAAAAAAAGTGATGTTATATTTACTGCATTACCTCATGGATTAAGTGAAGATATAGCAAAAAAAATAATAGAAAATAATAAAATTTGCATTGATATGGGGGCAGATTTTAGATTAAGTAATGAAGAGGAATATAAATATTGGTATGGGAATAATTTTTCTCAGCCTGAACTTCATAAACAAAGCATTTATGGACTTCCTGAATTAAATAAAGAAAAAATTAGAACTTCTTCATTAATTGCTAATCCTGGATGCTATCCAACAAGTATAGAACTTGGCTTAATTCCTTTATTAAAAAATTTTTTAATTGAACCAAATGGAATTATCTGCGATTCCAAATCTGGTACTACTGGATCTGGAAGATCTCTAAGTTTAAATACACATTTTCCTGAAGAAAATGAAAACTTTGCACCATATAAAATTGGTGAGCATAGACACACTCCTGAAATCGAAGAAATACTTTCAGACATAGCTAATACTAAAGTTACTATTACTTTTACACCTCACCTACTTCCAATAAATCGAGGAATAATATCTACAATTTATTGTACTCCTAAAGAAAAAATAGACCTTAATTTAATTCATAAAATATATACAGATTTTTATAAAGACAAAGAGTTCGTTAATGTATTGCCTTTAGGAGAGATTGCTTCAATAAAAAATGTAAAATTATCAAACAACTGTCATATTTCACTTCACTTAAATCACAGAAAAGATCAAATAATAATTATAAGTGCAATAGATAATATGATTAAGGGAGCTGCTGGTCAAGCTATTCAAAACATGAACATTATTTTAGGCTTTAAAGAAAATGAAGGACTAAACTTAATTTCACCAGCATTTTAA
- the argJ gene encoding bifunctional glutamate N-acetyltransferase/amino-acid acetyltransferase ArgJ, which translates to MEFNYIDGGITSPKGFFASGIHCGLKRNTMKKDLALIYSEVEANGAGVYTKNKVKGAPLYITKEHLTNKKARAIVINSGNANTCNGEDGLKKAKKTANLQAKELKIKTDEVLVASTGVIGVPLNIDAIKSGLSLLTKSLSKEGHNDAASAIMTTDTFQKQLALEFYVDDKKVTLAAMAKGSGMIEPNMGTMLSFITTDLNISPKLLDEALKSSTNLSYNRVSVDGDTSTNDMILILANGLAENKIIKEKDENYNLFLRALNDLNIKLAKKIAKDGEGATKLIECRILGASTEEDAVKLGKSVINSNLVKTAIFGSDANWGRILCSLGYAKVNFNPEQVDVSFESSSGSIKVCENGSSLPFDEGKAREILLQDEIIIKVNLFLGNFNACVWGCDLSYDYVKINGEYRS; encoded by the coding sequence TTGGAATTTAATTATATTGATGGGGGGATTACTTCTCCTAAGGGGTTTTTTGCTTCTGGCATACATTGTGGATTAAAAAGAAATACTATGAAAAAAGATTTAGCTTTAATTTATTCAGAAGTTGAAGCAAATGGTGCTGGCGTTTACACAAAAAATAAGGTAAAAGGGGCACCACTTTATATCACTAAAGAACATTTAACTAATAAAAAAGCAAGAGCAATTGTAATTAATAGTGGTAATGCTAATACATGTAATGGTGAAGATGGACTTAAAAAAGCAAAAAAGACTGCTAATCTTCAAGCAAAAGAATTAAAAATAAAAACTGATGAGGTTTTAGTTGCTTCTACTGGCGTAATTGGTGTTCCACTAAATATAGATGCAATAAAATCTGGTCTTTCTCTTCTTACAAAATCATTGTCTAAAGAAGGTCATAATGATGCCGCATCTGCCATTATGACAACTGATACATTTCAAAAACAATTAGCTTTAGAATTTTATGTAGATGATAAAAAAGTAACTCTAGCCGCCATGGCAAAGGGTTCTGGAATGATTGAACCTAATATGGGTACTATGCTTTCATTTATAACTACTGATTTAAATATTTCACCTAAACTATTAGATGAAGCATTAAAATCTAGCACTAATTTAAGTTATAACAGAGTTAGTGTTGATGGTGACACTAGTACTAATGACATGATTCTTATTTTAGCTAATGGTCTAGCTGAAAATAAAATTATTAAAGAGAAAGATGAAAACTACAATCTTTTTTTAAGAGCATTAAATGATTTAAATATAAAGCTTGCAAAAAAAATAGCTAAAGATGGTGAAGGTGCTACGAAATTAATAGAATGTAGAATATTGGGGGCATCTACAGAAGAAGATGCTGTAAAACTTGGTAAAAGTGTAATAAATTCTAATTTAGTCAAAACAGCTATTTTCGGTAGCGACGCTAATTGGGGTCGAATTTTATGTTCACTAGGATATGCAAAGGTTAATTTTAATCCAGAACAAGTAGATGTTTCTTTTGAAAGTTCATCTGGATCTATAAAAGTTTGTGAAAATGGATCCTCTTTACCTTTTGATGAAGGAAAAGCACGAGAAATTTTATTACAAGATGAAATTATAATTAAAGTAAATTTATTCTTAGGTAACTTTAACGCATGTGTTTGGGGCTGTGATCTAAGTTATGATTATGTAAAAATAAATGGTGAATATAGAAGTTAA
- the argB gene encoding acetylglutamate kinase translates to MNYSEQAEILVNALPYIQKYYGKTIVVKYGGNAMTSDELKETVINDIILMKCVGIDPVIVHGGGPDISDFLDKLGKQSEFINGLRYTDEDTMEIVQMVLGGKINKNLVSLIETFGGKAIGLCGMDGSLIRAKKLEKDMNLGYVGEITKVDTNILKTALNAGYIPVVGSVALGEDDNKAYNINADICASKISSALNAEKLILLTDVPGVLVDPKDSTSLLNVLRLHQIPKLCLDGVIQGGMIPKIDCCVEAIRMGVERTHIIDGRVPHSLILELFSNEGIGTMIY, encoded by the coding sequence ATGAATTATAGTGAACAAGCTGAAATATTAGTAAATGCATTACCTTATATTCAAAAATATTATGGTAAAACAATAGTTGTTAAATATGGTGGAAATGCAATGACAAGTGATGAATTAAAAGAAACTGTTATAAACGATATTATTTTAATGAAATGCGTTGGGATAGATCCAGTTATAGTTCATGGTGGTGGTCCTGATATTTCAGATTTTTTAGATAAGTTAGGTAAACAAAGCGAATTTATAAATGGCTTAAGATATACAGATGAAGATACAATGGAGATAGTTCAAATGGTATTGGGTGGCAAGATAAATAAAAATTTAGTTTCTTTAATTGAGACATTTGGCGGTAAAGCTATTGGACTTTGTGGAATGGATGGCTCGCTTATAAGAGCTAAAAAACTAGAAAAAGATATGAATTTAGGATATGTTGGTGAAATAACAAAGGTAGATACTAATATCTTAAAAACAGCATTAAACGCTGGGTATATCCCCGTTGTTGGAAGTGTTGCTTTAGGTGAAGATGATAATAAAGCATATAACATAAATGCTGATATATGTGCTTCAAAAATTTCTTCTGCATTAAATGCTGAAAAATTAATATTACTTACAGATGTTCCTGGTGTGCTTGTTGACCCTAAAGATTCAACTTCCCTACTTAATGTACTTAGATTACATCAAATTCCAAAACTTTGTTTAGATGGAGTAATTCAAGGTGGAATGATTCCCAAGATTGATTGCTGCGTTGAAGCAATACGAATGGGTGTTGAAAGAACCCATATAATTGATGGACGTGTTCCTCACTCACTTATTCTTGAATTATTTTCAAATGAAGGTATTGGTACAATGATTTATTAA